The Brassica napus cultivar Da-Ae chromosome C7, Da-Ae, whole genome shotgun sequence genome has a segment encoding these proteins:
- the LOC106369435 gene encoding paired amphipathic helix protein Sin3-like 3: MDGEGSKPKANIDDAYAYLRTVQDKFHNDHDKYDKFLAIMNNFEARRIDRAHCILEVRELFKGHQDLISGFNKFLPEWLEISPT; the protein is encoded by the exons ATGGATGGAGAGGGAAGTAAACCGAAAGCAAATATAGATGATGCGTATGCATATCTTAGGACTGTACAGGATAAATTTCATAACGATCATGACAAATATGACAAATTTCTTGCTATTATGAATAATTTTGAAGCTCGGAG GATTGATAGGGCTCATTGCATACTGGAGGTGAGGGAACTATTTAAAGGACATCAAGACTTGATTTCGGGTTTCAATAAATTCTTGCCAGAGTGGTTGGAGATCTCCCCAACTTAG
- the LOC106371042 gene encoding pyruvate dehydrogenase E1 component subunit alpha-2, mitochondrial, producing the protein MALSRLSLRSNRFLRPSTTAAALPSSIRRHVSTDTTPITIETAVPFESHLCDAPSRSVETSSAEILSFFRDMARMRRMEIAADSLYKSKLIRGFCHLYDGQEALAVGMEAAITRKDAIITSYRDHCTFLGRGGELVDAFSELMGRKRGCSNGKGGSMHFYKKDACFYGGHGIVGAQIPLGCGLAFAQKYSKEEFVTFTLYGDGAANQGQLFEALNIAALWDLPAILVCENNHYGMGTATWRSAKSPAYFKRGDYVPGLKVDGMDALAVKQACKFAKEHALKNGPIVLEMDTYRYHGHSMSDPGSTYRTRDEVSGVRQVRDPIERVRKLLLSHDIATEKELKDMEKEVRKEVDDAVAQAKESPVPEPSELFTNMYVKDCGVESFGADRKELKVTLT; encoded by the exons ATGGCGCTATCACGACTCTCTCTACGATCCAACCGTTTCCTCAGACCGTCAACCACCGCCGCCGCCCTACCTTCCTCCATCCGCCGCCACGTCTCCACAGACACAACCCCCATCACGATCGAAACCGCCGTCCCTTTCGAGTCCCACCTCTGCGACGCGCCGTCGCGCTCCGTGGAGACCTCCTCGGCGGAGATCCTCTCCTTCTTCCGCGACATGGCTCGCATGAGGCGCATGGAGATCGCCGCGGACTCGCTCTACAAGTCCAAACTGATCCGCGGGTTCTGCCACCTCTACGACGGGCAGGAGGCTCTGGCCGTGGGGATGGAGGCGGCGATCACGAGGAAGGACGCGATCATCACGTCGTACAGGGACCACTGCACGTTCCTGGGGCGCGGAGGGGAGCTGGTGGACGCGTTCTCGGAGCTGATGGGGAGGAAGAGGGGATGCTCTAACGGGAAAGGAGGGTCGATGCATTTTTACAAGAAGGACGCGTGTTTCTACGGCGGACATGGGATCGTTGGCGCTCAGATTCCGTTGGGGTGTGGTTTGGCTTTCGCTCAGAAGTATTCCAAGGAGGAGTTTGTGACTTTTACTTTGTATGGTGACGGTGCGGCGAACCAGGGGCAGTTGTTTGAGGCTTTGAATATTGCGGCTCTTTGGGATTTGCCTGCGATTCTCGTTTGCGAGAATAACCACT ATGGAATGGGGACTGCTACGTGGAGGTCTGCTAAGTCTCCTGCTTATTTTAAGCGTGGGGACTATGTTCCTGGATTGAAG GTGGATGGTATGGATGCACTGGCTGTGAAACAGGCGTGCAAGTTCGCCAAGGAGCATGCGCTCAAGAATGGACCTATT GTCCTTGAGATGGACACCTACAGATACCACGGTCACTCTATGTCTGACCCAGGAAGTACCTACCGTACACGTGACGAAGTCTCCggcgtgagacag GTGCGTGATCCTATTGAAAGGGTGCGGAAGTTGCTCTTATCTCATGACATAGCTACAGAAAAAGAGCTCAAG GACATGGAGAAAGAAGTGAGGAAAGAAGTAGATGACGCCGTAGCTCAGGCCAAG GAGAGCCCCGTACCAGAGCCATCTGAGCTATTCACAAACATGTACGTCAAAGACTGCGGAGTTGAG TCATTTGGAGCAGACAGAAAAGAACTCAAAGTCACACTTACTTAA